Proteins from one Cryptomeria japonica chromosome 4, Sugi_1.0, whole genome shotgun sequence genomic window:
- the LOC131875140 gene encoding uncharacterized protein LOC131875140 — translation MIEEYVGYFAEHPFPRLTNFAEPPPSSCDSDDDDDDDGDRRLRRRRCRGGRGGDGEGGDDERGVRRGGRRGGRDQVRGGPFGVMDRGILMAHGRGGRDGGRDAGGRGDRGRGDDAG, via the coding sequence ATGATAGAGGAGTATGTTGGGTACTTCGCAGAGCATCCTTTTCCTAGATTGACTAATTTTGCAGAGCCACCACCTAGTTCatgtgattctgatgatgatgatgatgatgatggagatagaCGACTGAGGAGGAGGCGATGTCGGGGTGGTCGGGGTGGCGACGGAGAGGGAGGAGATGACGAGAGAGGAGTTAGGAGAGGAGGTCGAAGAGGAGGTAGAGATCAAGTACGGGGTGGACCTTTTGGAGTCATGGATAGAGGAATTCTTATGGCTCATGGTAGAGGTGGGAGAGATGGGGGAAGAGATGCAGGAGgccgaggagatagagggaggggtGATGATGCAGGTTGA